From the genome of Chloroflexota bacterium, one region includes:
- the modA gene encoding molybdate ABC transporter substrate-binding protein: MVGSRCPRAPLRRAVPFSALVLSWLLLLACEADRANLSAAPITKSNAATANASPGVEGELRVYAAASLTDAFTEIGRDFEAQNPGAHVVFNFGPSSGLRTQIENGAAADVFASADDVQMASAVKSGIVAGEPQPFARNSLAVVLPADNPGKIDSLHDLGRPGVRLVATNPQVPVGAYTLQVLDKLSRDPTYGPEFSKNAVANIRSHEEDVRSLLAKVTLGEADAGVVYTSDITPQVASQVKVIAIPPADNVTATYPIAVVQGSHRPDVAQRFVESVLSDDGQKTLARWGLQPVQ, translated from the coding sequence TTGGTCGGCTCCAGATGTCCGCGCGCCCCGCTTCGCCGCGCGGTGCCGTTCAGTGCCCTCGTTCTGTCGTGGCTCCTCTTGTTGGCTTGCGAGGCCGACCGAGCAAATCTCTCCGCGGCCCCGATCACGAAGAGCAACGCCGCGACCGCCAACGCGTCCCCGGGCGTCGAAGGTGAGCTCCGCGTATATGCCGCCGCGTCGCTGACCGACGCCTTCACAGAAATCGGTCGCGACTTCGAAGCGCAGAACCCGGGCGCCCATGTGGTATTCAACTTCGGTCCCTCGTCCGGCCTACGCACCCAGATCGAAAACGGCGCCGCCGCGGACGTATTCGCCTCCGCGGACGACGTCCAGATGGCGAGCGCCGTGAAGTCGGGCATCGTGGCGGGCGAGCCTCAGCCCTTTGCCCGCAACTCGCTCGCCGTCGTCCTGCCCGCCGACAATCCCGGGAAGATCGACTCGCTCCATGATCTTGGACGCCCCGGGGTGCGCCTCGTCGCGACCAACCCGCAGGTACCGGTGGGCGCGTACACCCTCCAGGTGCTCGACAAGCTCAGCAGAGATCCGACTTACGGCCCCGAGTTCTCGAAAAACGCCGTCGCTAACATCCGTTCCCACGAAGAGGACGTGCGCTCGCTTCTGGCGAAGGTGACGCTGGGCGAGGCGGATGCCGGGGTTGTATACACTTCCGATATCACGCCCCAGGTTGCGTCCCAGGTGAAGGTCATTGCGATCCCCCCTGCCGACAACGTCACGGCCACCTATCCCATCGCGGTGGTCCAGGGATCTCACCGGCCGGACGTTGCGCAGCGCTTCGTCGAATCCGTGCTCTCGGACGACGGACAGAAGACGCTGGCTCGCTGGGGTCTGCAGCCGGTCCAGTAG
- the thiC gene encoding phosphomethylpyrimidine synthase ThiC, whose protein sequence is MAVEVSESVTQSFPASRKVYVSGSRPDIRVPMREVTLDPTTGRYGDEPNAPVRVYDTSGPYTDPEVETDVRRGLPALRRSWILERGDVEEYAGREVQPRDDGMRNGDARANMAVFPGLKRPVLRGKDGAAPTQLAYARRGIITPEMQFIAIRENVDPEFVRDEVARGRAIIPANVNHPETEPMIIGRNFLVKINANIGNSAVASSIEEEVEKMCWATHWGADTVMDLSTGKNIHTTREWIIRNSPVPIGTVPIYQALEKVNGKVEELSWEVFRDTLIEQCEQGVDYFTIHAGVRLPFIPLTANRVTGIVSRGGSILAAWCLAHHKENFLYTNFEEICAIMRAYDVSFSLGDGLRPGSTADANDAAQFAELDTLGELTEIAWKHDVQVMIEGPGHVPMHKIKENMDRQLDVCHEAPFYTLGPLVTDIAPGYDHITSAIGAAMIGWFGTALLCYVTPKEHLGLPNRKDVKDGVIAYKIAAHAADLAKGHPGAHLRDDALSKARFEFRWKDQFNLALDPDTAYAFHDETLPAEPAKVAHFCSMCGPHFCSMRITQDVREYARTRGIEEEQAIAAGLEEKAREFREAGARIYQKV, encoded by the coding sequence ATGGCCGTCGAGGTTTCCGAATCGGTGACCCAGTCATTTCCCGCCAGTCGGAAGGTCTATGTCTCCGGATCGCGGCCCGACATTCGTGTCCCGATGCGCGAGGTCACCCTCGACCCAACGACCGGGCGTTACGGTGACGAGCCGAATGCGCCCGTCCGGGTCTACGACACGAGCGGCCCGTATACCGACCCCGAGGTCGAAACGGATGTGCGGCGCGGCCTTCCGGCCCTTCGGCGATCGTGGATTCTCGAAAGGGGCGACGTCGAGGAATATGCGGGCCGAGAGGTCCAGCCTCGGGACGATGGCATGCGCAACGGGGATGCCCGGGCCAATATGGCCGTCTTTCCCGGCCTCAAACGTCCGGTGCTTCGCGGGAAGGACGGCGCGGCTCCCACCCAGCTCGCGTATGCGCGCCGGGGCATCATCACCCCGGAGATGCAGTTCATCGCCATCCGCGAGAACGTAGACCCCGAGTTCGTGCGCGACGAGGTCGCCCGGGGCCGCGCCATCATTCCGGCCAACGTGAACCATCCGGAAACCGAGCCGATGATCATCGGCCGAAATTTCCTGGTGAAGATCAATGCCAACATCGGGAATTCGGCGGTGGCCTCCTCCATCGAGGAGGAGGTGGAGAAGATGTGCTGGGCGACCCACTGGGGCGCCGACACAGTGATGGATCTCTCCACCGGCAAGAACATTCACACGACGCGCGAGTGGATCATTCGGAACTCGCCCGTCCCCATCGGCACGGTTCCCATCTACCAGGCGCTCGAGAAGGTCAATGGCAAGGTCGAAGAGCTGAGTTGGGAGGTGTTCCGCGACACGCTCATCGAGCAGTGTGAGCAGGGGGTGGACTACTTCACAATCCACGCCGGGGTGCGGCTTCCTTTCATCCCACTGACCGCGAATCGGGTAACGGGCATCGTGTCTCGTGGAGGCTCGATCTTGGCGGCGTGGTGTCTAGCCCACCATAAGGAGAACTTCCTCTACACCAACTTCGAAGAGATCTGCGCCATCATGCGCGCCTACGATGTCTCATTCTCTCTGGGCGATGGCCTACGCCCCGGCTCCACGGCGGACGCGAACGACGCGGCCCAGTTCGCCGAGCTGGATACGCTGGGGGAGCTGACCGAGATCGCGTGGAAGCATGACGTCCAGGTGATGATCGAGGGGCCCGGCCACGTGCCGATGCACAAGATCAAGGAGAACATGGACCGCCAGCTCGACGTATGCCACGAGGCGCCCTTCTACACCCTCGGTCCGTTGGTGACCGATATCGCGCCGGGCTACGACCACATCACCTCCGCCATCGGCGCCGCGATGATCGGCTGGTTCGGAACAGCGCTCCTCTGCTACGTGACCCCGAAGGAGCATCTCGGCCTGCCAAATCGCAAGGACGTGAAGGATGGCGTGATCGCCTACAAGATCGCTGCCCACGCCGCCGATCTTGCCAAGGGCCACCCGGGCGCGCATCTGCGCGACGACGCGCTCTCGAAGGCGCGGTTCGAGTTCCGGTGGAAGGATCAATTCAACCTGGCCCTCGACCCCGACACGGCCTACGCGTTCCACGATGAGACACTGCCCGCTGAGCCGGCGAAGGTGGCGCATTTCTGCTCGATGTGTGGGCCGCACTTCTGCAGCATGCGCATCACCCAGGACGTGCGGGAGTACGCGCGCACCAGGGGGATTGAGGAGGAGCAGGCCATCGCCGCGGGGCTCGAGGAGAAGGCGCGCGAGTTTCGCGAGGCCGGAGCCCGCATCTATCAGAAGGTGTGA
- the cobT gene encoding nicotinate-nucleotide--dimethylbenzimidazole phosphoribosyltransferase — MDLSTLQVAALDDSAMAAARARLDQLTKPPGSLGRLEALAVKLAGITGRARPRMARKAVIVLVGDHGVAAEGVSAYPSAVTPQMVRNFLTGGAAINVLARRAGARVMVADLGVAAELPSHSALIQRKIGLGTRNMAVGPAMDRAEAMEAIAAGADIFQSAFDDGVDLVATGEMGIGNTTAASAIVAAITGRPVQDVTGRGTGLDEEGWRRKVAVIQRALEVNRPDPSDPIDVLSKVGGFEIAGLVGVVGQAALRRVPVVIDGFISGAAALIATELLPRSRDYLIAAHNSVEIGHRVLLERMELTPLLNLDLRLGEGTGAAIAMHLVDDAVAILDEMATFADAGVSGPIEDDHTF, encoded by the coding sequence ATGGATCTCTCGACGCTACAGGTGGCCGCGCTGGACGACTCGGCGATGGCCGCGGCACGGGCCCGCCTCGACCAGCTCACCAAGCCGCCCGGGAGCCTCGGCCGCCTCGAGGCCCTGGCCGTCAAGCTCGCCGGGATCACCGGACGCGCGCGCCCCCGAATGGCGCGCAAAGCGGTCATCGTGCTGGTCGGTGATCACGGAGTCGCAGCGGAAGGCGTGTCGGCGTATCCATCCGCGGTGACACCGCAAATGGTCCGCAACTTCCTGACCGGCGGTGCCGCCATCAACGTGCTGGCCCGCCGCGCGGGAGCGCGCGTCATGGTGGCGGATCTCGGGGTCGCCGCGGAGCTTCCATCCCATTCCGCGTTGATCCAGAGGAAGATCGGCCTCGGCACGCGTAACATGGCTGTCGGGCCGGCGATGGATCGGGCAGAAGCGATGGAGGCGATCGCCGCAGGCGCCGACATCTTTCAGTCCGCATTCGACGATGGCGTGGACCTCGTCGCCACGGGAGAAATGGGCATCGGGAACACGACCGCGGCGAGCGCGATCGTCGCGGCGATCACGGGCCGCCCGGTCCAGGACGTGACTGGTCGGGGGACCGGGCTCGACGAAGAGGGCTGGCGACGAAAGGTCGCGGTGATTCAGCGAGCGCTCGAGGTGAACCGCCCTGACCCGTCAGACCCGATCGACGTCCTGTCCAAAGTCGGCGGCTTCGAGATCGCCGGTCTCGTGGGCGTGGTCGGACAAGCCGCGCTTCGGCGCGTGCCGGTGGTCATCGACGGGTTCATCTCCGGCGCCGCGGCCTTGATTGCGACGGAGCTGCTACCTCGCTCCCGCGACTACCTCATCGCAGCGCACAACTCCGTCGAGATCGGCCACCGAGTCCTGCTGGAACGCATGGAGCTGACGCCGCTCCTCAACCTCGACCTACGGCTGGGCGAGGGCACGGGGGCGGCCATCGCGATGCATCTGGTCGACGACGCGGTGGCCATCCTCGATGAGATGGCGACGTTTGCCGATGCCGGCGTGTCCGGGCCGATCGAGGATGATCACACCTTCTGA
- a CDS encoding extracellular solute-binding protein — protein sequence MILGPRSATLRSALSDGFHRRYPEIALDYRPVDPADLRRWAQSSEPRGDLVVAPPGAIVRALLAARAADPIGPYLTGPNASSRDEASDENVDTGCLVFASAAKAPIAYNPALAPPGEIHSWRQLLDARWRGLVGFVDPRRNEEARLTAAFLARTGGLGPDFLRELFATGASLVMSPSEAMQELEQGALAVAIGVDDQLVADARAKGGQIDVLPPDAFDENSYVTAGPSAVSVLTHAPHPEAVRVYLDYLLSPDAQITWESASGFARTQSDPEPDAMEAPRPAPSADVEPRCVAGDVDEEAQLDSLIRSVLA from the coding sequence ATGATTCTTGGTCCGCGAAGCGCCACCCTCCGGTCCGCGCTCAGCGATGGGTTTCACCGCCGATACCCAGAGATCGCTCTCGATTATCGTCCGGTCGACCCAGCGGACCTCCGTCGATGGGCACAGTCCTCAGAGCCGCGGGGAGATCTCGTCGTCGCGCCACCGGGCGCCATCGTGCGCGCGCTGCTCGCAGCCCGCGCCGCCGATCCCATCGGTCCGTATCTCACGGGGCCCAACGCCAGTAGCCGCGATGAGGCTTCGGATGAAAACGTCGACACGGGGTGCCTCGTGTTCGCGTCGGCGGCGAAGGCGCCGATCGCCTACAATCCGGCCCTGGCGCCCCCGGGAGAAATCCACTCGTGGCGTCAGCTTCTGGATGCGCGGTGGAGAGGGCTGGTCGGATTCGTGGACCCTCGACGCAACGAAGAGGCGCGCTTGACCGCGGCGTTCCTGGCTCGCACCGGTGGGCTTGGCCCAGATTTCTTGCGCGAGCTGTTTGCCACGGGCGCTTCCCTTGTCATGAGTCCGTCCGAGGCGATGCAGGAGCTGGAACAGGGCGCGCTCGCCGTGGCGATTGGCGTCGACGATCAGCTGGTCGCCGATGCGCGAGCCAAGGGCGGACAGATCGATGTTCTCCCGCCCGATGCATTCGATGAGAATAGCTACGTAACCGCTGGACCGAGCGCTGTGTCCGTGCTGACGCACGCCCCCCATCCCGAGGCTGTGCGAGTGTATCTGGACTATCTTCTCTCACCCGATGCTCAGATCACCTGGGAGAGCGCGTCAGGCTTCGCCCGTACTCAGTCGGATCCCGAGCCTGACGCGATGGAGGCGCCGAGGCCCGCCCCGAGCGCCGATGTCGAGCCGCGGTGCGTGGCTGGTGACGTCGACGAGGAAGCCCAGCTGGATTCGCTCATCCGGAGCGTGCTGGCATGA
- the murJ gene encoding murein biosynthesis integral membrane protein MurJ — MQRLMGAAVIVMSGFVASKLLGLVRNIVISHQYGASRDYEMFLAAISVPDTVFQVLAGGAVSAAFIPVFATYLSQSDRERAWRLASALVNVALITLGCVSALLALAAPAIMGILVAGWPPENQARAATLTRIMLVTPAVFAASALLTSALNAVHRFALAAAAPLAYNLSLICSALLFRSLGAEALALGAVVGAFLHLGVQVPGALRVGMRYSLTLGLDLQGTRDVIRLMLPRVIGLGVSQVNQLINVALASFLVVGSIAYLNYAWLILMVPLGIFAMGLSTALFPTLARQSAEARADEERATFLFGLRLILYTTIPAAIGLIVLGRPIVSLLLQRGAFTGADAAATAMALGWYAIGLPGHSMIEIVDRVFYAERNTATPVRVAAGAVLLNVALSLVLMRTGLSFGGLALANSIAALAEATTLTLLLQRTLGWVYPVELLDFGWRIGLSAIAMGVTAMLLQGIAGQAGGAYQWIGQLALVVGVTGASGVTYVAVAHLLGVRDARMVARLLRGR; from the coding sequence TTGCAGCGCTTGATGGGCGCGGCGGTGATCGTGATGAGCGGCTTCGTGGCGAGCAAGCTCCTCGGCCTCGTGCGAAACATCGTCATCAGCCACCAGTACGGCGCCTCGCGCGACTACGAGATGTTTCTCGCCGCGATCAGCGTTCCCGACACGGTGTTCCAGGTGCTCGCCGGCGGCGCGGTGAGCGCCGCGTTCATACCCGTATTTGCCACGTATCTATCCCAGAGCGATCGTGAGCGGGCGTGGCGCCTCGCAAGCGCCCTGGTCAACGTCGCTTTGATCACGCTGGGGTGCGTCTCCGCGCTGCTCGCCCTAGCCGCCCCGGCCATCATGGGCATTCTCGTGGCCGGCTGGCCACCCGAGAACCAGGCGCGCGCGGCGACGCTCACCCGCATCATGCTCGTGACCCCTGCCGTCTTCGCCGCCAGCGCGCTCCTCACCAGCGCGCTGAATGCCGTGCACCGCTTTGCGCTGGCCGCGGCGGCGCCCCTGGCCTACAACCTTTCGCTCATCTGCAGCGCGCTCCTGTTCCGCTCCCTCGGCGCCGAAGCGCTCGCGCTCGGCGCGGTCGTCGGCGCGTTTCTCCACCTGGGCGTGCAGGTCCCGGGTGCCCTCCGGGTCGGCATGCGCTACTCGCTGACGCTCGGACTCGACCTCCAGGGGACGCGGGACGTGATTCGCCTGATGCTCCCCAGGGTCATTGGGCTCGGCGTGAGCCAAGTGAACCAGCTCATCAACGTCGCGCTGGCCTCCTTTCTGGTCGTCGGAAGCATCGCCTACCTCAATTACGCCTGGCTGATCCTGATGGTGCCGCTGGGCATCTTTGCGATGGGTCTTTCGACGGCCCTCTTTCCGACCCTGGCGCGGCAGAGCGCCGAGGCGCGCGCGGACGAGGAGCGCGCGACCTTCCTCTTTGGGCTCCGACTCATTCTCTACACCACCATACCCGCCGCCATCGGGCTCATCGTCCTCGGCCGCCCGATCGTGAGCCTGCTCCTCCAGCGCGGCGCCTTCACCGGCGCGGACGCAGCCGCCACCGCGATGGCGCTCGGCTGGTACGCCATCGGACTGCCAGGGCACTCGATGATCGAGATCGTCGATCGCGTCTTCTACGCCGAGCGCAATACCGCCACGCCGGTGCGCGTGGCGGCTGGGGCCGTGCTGCTGAATGTCGCACTGAGCCTTGTGCTGATGCGGACCGGCCTCTCGTTCGGCGGGCTCGCGCTGGCGAATTCCATCGCCGCGCTCGCCGAGGCGACGACGCTCACCCTCCTCCTTCAAAGGACCCTGGGCTGGGTCTATCCCGTGGAGCTGCTCGATTTCGGGTGGCGCATTGGGCTGTCCGCGATCGCGATGGGCGTCACGGCGATGTTGCTCCAGGGAATCGCGGGACAGGCGGGCGGCGCCTATCAATGGATTGGTCAGCTGGCCCTCGTCGTCGGCGTCACCGGCGCATCGGGCGTTACCTACGTGGCCGTCGCTCACCTTCTGGGGGTCCGGGACGCCCGCATGGTGGCCCGGCTCCTGCGTGGCCGGTAA
- a CDS encoding glutamine amidotransferase, whose amino-acid sequence MDLRLVYLYGDLMNLYGDRGNILALQQRCAWRGIRLQVENVTIGDRFDPAATQLLFFGGGQDAEQAAISRDLAVRTGEAVEEAIQDGAALLAVCGGYQLLGRSFRTAEGVEIPGTGLFDAYTIAGSRRCVGDVVAEATLDGDRFPLVGFENHSGKTYLMPGGSTAPATDQAGPRRTVPLARVIVGSGNNGEDATEGARYLGAIGTYLHGPILPKNPWLADWLILTGLRRLIGPEATLAPLDDQLESAARDAFTERARRRRHTRTSIR is encoded by the coding sequence GTGGACCTCCGCCTCGTCTACCTGTACGGGGACCTCATGAACCTGTATGGCGACCGCGGGAACATCCTCGCCCTGCAGCAGCGGTGCGCATGGCGAGGGATCCGCCTGCAGGTCGAGAACGTGACGATCGGTGACCGCTTCGACCCGGCAGCCACTCAGCTCCTCTTCTTCGGCGGCGGTCAGGACGCCGAACAGGCCGCGATCAGCCGCGACCTCGCCGTCCGCACGGGCGAGGCCGTCGAGGAAGCGATTCAGGATGGCGCGGCGCTCCTCGCCGTCTGTGGCGGATACCAGCTGCTGGGACGGTCCTTCCGAACGGCTGAGGGGGTGGAGATTCCCGGCACCGGCCTCTTCGACGCGTATACGATCGCCGGATCGCGGCGATGCGTGGGAGACGTCGTGGCCGAGGCAACGCTCGACGGCGACCGTTTTCCGCTCGTTGGTTTCGAGAACCACAGCGGGAAGACGTACCTGATGCCCGGTGGATCGACCGCACCAGCGACGGATCAGGCGGGCCCTCGCCGGACCGTTCCCCTCGCGCGCGTCATCGTGGGAAGCGGGAACAACGGCGAGGACGCGACCGAAGGGGCGCGATACCTGGGAGCGATCGGCACCTATCTGCATGGTCCCATCCTGCCCAAGAACCCATGGCTTGCCGACTGGCTCATCCTGACCGGCCTCCGCAGGCTGATCGGGCCCGAGGCGACACTGGCCCCGCTGGACGACCAGCTCGAATCGGCCGCGAGGGACGCTTTCACCGAACGCGCACGACGACGGCGCCATACGCGCACCAGCATTCGATGA
- a CDS encoding MurT ligase domain-containing protein: MPRIDPSALSHIAHQLTHGVVIVSGTNGKTTTARLLARTAEADGLRPIHNRSGANLMTGVVSAMACSTDLRGRPSGEIGIFEVDEATVGAAVDGLSPRVVVLTNVFRDQLDRYGEVELIASRWREAIARLDPHATVVLNVDDPIVAQLASVCGCRVVGYGVEDASLGEREPSHDADRRLCPSCSARLRYTWSLYAHLGHYACASCGWHRPEPDVSLVRGEFHAGPEAPASVLAIRTPRQVMTFRLALPGLYSAYNALAAVAASTAVDLSTNAIVESMERAESVFGRSERVGIGPGAVILTLVKNPVGFNQALRAFVPGQASPSDGEESAAPSSTPFPHNLTVIAINDLFADGTDVSWLWDVDFEVLGGHAGRVLCTGTRAHDLALRLKYAALGDVAVEPRLASAVAAAVAEATMGDRVLLFATYTAMLEVRRELERLGHVAPFWED; this comes from the coding sequence GTGCCTCGCATCGATCCGTCCGCGCTGTCCCACATCGCGCACCAGCTCACCCACGGCGTGGTCATCGTTTCCGGAACAAACGGGAAGACCACCACGGCCCGGCTGCTCGCACGGACCGCAGAAGCCGATGGTCTCCGTCCGATCCACAACCGATCTGGGGCCAATCTGATGACCGGTGTCGTCAGCGCGATGGCCTGTTCGACAGACCTCCGCGGAAGACCGTCGGGGGAGATCGGCATCTTCGAGGTGGACGAGGCGACCGTCGGCGCCGCCGTCGACGGTCTCTCTCCACGCGTCGTTGTGCTCACGAATGTATTTCGCGATCAGCTTGATCGCTACGGTGAGGTCGAGCTGATCGCCTCTCGGTGGCGCGAAGCCATCGCCCGCCTCGACCCTCACGCCACGGTCGTTCTGAATGTCGATGACCCGATCGTCGCTCAGCTCGCCTCAGTCTGCGGCTGCAGAGTCGTGGGCTATGGAGTGGAGGACGCGAGTCTGGGAGAACGCGAGCCGTCCCACGACGCGGATCGACGCCTCTGCCCCAGCTGCTCCGCTCGCCTCCGATACACCTGGTCGCTGTACGCGCATCTTGGCCACTACGCGTGCGCTTCCTGTGGATGGCACAGGCCCGAACCGGACGTGTCCCTCGTGCGCGGCGAGTTCCATGCCGGACCAGAGGCTCCCGCAAGCGTGCTGGCGATCCGCACGCCGCGCCAGGTGATGACGTTTCGCCTGGCGCTCCCAGGGCTCTACAGCGCATACAATGCGCTCGCAGCCGTCGCCGCGAGCACGGCGGTGGATCTCAGTACGAACGCGATCGTTGAATCGATGGAGCGGGCCGAATCGGTCTTCGGGCGCAGCGAGCGCGTCGGGATCGGCCCCGGCGCCGTGATCCTGACGCTGGTCAAAAACCCTGTCGGGTTCAATCAGGCTCTGCGCGCCTTCGTCCCCGGCCAGGCATCGCCCAGCGACGGCGAGGAGAGCGCCGCCCCCTCGTCCACTCCTTTCCCGCATAACCTCACGGTGATCGCGATTAATGATCTCTTCGCCGACGGCACGGACGTAAGCTGGCTTTGGGACGTCGACTTCGAAGTGCTCGGCGGACACGCGGGGCGTGTTCTTTGCACCGGGACCCGAGCCCACGATCTCGCCCTGCGCCTGAAGTACGCGGCGCTGGGTGACGTCGCGGTCGAGCCCCGGCTCGCGTCAGCCGTGGCTGCCGCCGTGGCGGAAGCTACGATGGGTGATCGGGTGCTGCTCTTCGCCACGTATACGGCCATGCTCGAGGTTCGGCGCGAGCTTGAGCGGCTCGGCCACGTCGCTCCCTTCTGGGAAGACTAG
- the greA gene encoding transcription elongation factor GreA — MRSNDTQANESTRLGEAISAYIQTLATEDRELTSRELSRFGRWLGTDVLVSRITAVDVSRYQEQFSESSVDLNRRLEPVKAFLTNLKTQKVTSINLGAHIRLRRPPARKRAPSERKDEPEQVRITERGFAALTEELKDLEERVRPEVTEQLRRAAADKDFRENAPYDAAKQRLAEVQTRINDIRKTLSAASIYTGNSTDTVDLGTKVTLHSLLDDELVVYTIVGPGEVSARDGRISTQSPVGSALMDRGVGEVVEVQTPVGPHSYRIEKIEPR; from the coding sequence TTGCGTTCGAACGACACACAGGCCAACGAGAGCACCAGACTCGGGGAAGCCATCAGCGCCTACATCCAGACCCTCGCCACGGAAGATCGTGAGCTTACCTCGCGAGAGCTTAGTCGGTTTGGTCGCTGGCTCGGAACCGACGTCCTTGTTTCCCGAATCACCGCGGTCGACGTCTCTCGCTATCAAGAGCAGTTCTCCGAGTCGAGCGTCGACTTGAACCGTCGGCTCGAGCCCGTCAAGGCGTTTCTCACCAACCTCAAGACCCAGAAAGTGACGTCCATCAACCTCGGAGCCCACATCCGCCTTCGCCGCCCTCCGGCGCGGAAGCGCGCGCCGTCGGAGCGCAAGGATGAGCCGGAGCAGGTCCGCATCACCGAGCGTGGCTTTGCCGCGCTCACGGAAGAGCTGAAGGACCTGGAGGAGCGCGTTCGGCCGGAGGTTACCGAGCAGCTTCGACGGGCCGCGGCCGATAAGGACTTTCGCGAGAATGCGCCCTACGACGCGGCGAAGCAGCGCCTGGCTGAGGTGCAGACGCGCATCAATGACATCCGGAAGACCTTGAGCGCCGCCAGCATCTACACCGGGAACTCCACGGATACCGTTGACCTCGGCACCAAGGTCACGCTCCACAGCCTGCTGGACGACGAGCTCGTCGTCTATACGATCGTCGGCCCGGGAGAGGTGAGCGCGCGTGACGGGCGGATCTCTACCCAGTCGCCGGTGGGCAGCGCACTCATGGACCGCGGCGTGGGCGAGGTAGTAGAAGTTCAGACGCCGGTCGGCCCTCACAGCTACCGTATCGAAAAGATCGAGCCTCGGTAG
- the rsmG gene encoding 16S rRNA (guanine(527)-N(7))-methyltransferase RsmG produces MTEQSILSDVLGWAAPILGIDVDMQDRVALASLVDELLAWNERANLTGIRSRGEIEVKHVLDSLTIVPVLRALLGPVPGEVVDVGTGAGFPGLPVALLLPMLRFVLVDATRKKVEFVHHVVKKLRLRNVVAIHSAAEDLGRDGQHRERYDAAVTRAVASIPTLVELLIPLVRVGGYALLMKTRKGVDRELPEAERALRLLGSVVVSVDDACLPEILPDRVIVTIRKSESTDPAYPRRPGLPRRRPL; encoded by the coding sequence GTGACCGAACAATCAATATTGTCTGATGTGTTGGGCTGGGCCGCGCCCATCCTGGGCATCGACGTCGACATGCAGGATCGCGTCGCGCTCGCAAGCCTCGTGGATGAACTGCTTGCGTGGAACGAGCGGGCGAATCTCACCGGGATCCGGTCCCGGGGGGAGATCGAGGTCAAACACGTGCTCGATTCCCTGACGATCGTTCCCGTCCTCCGAGCACTCCTCGGGCCAGTTCCAGGCGAAGTTGTCGATGTGGGTACGGGAGCCGGCTTTCCCGGTCTGCCGGTTGCGCTTCTCCTGCCGATGCTGCGATTCGTCTTGGTGGACGCGACCCGAAAGAAGGTCGAGTTTGTTCACCATGTCGTGAAGAAGCTTCGTCTTCGCAACGTTGTCGCGATTCACAGCGCCGCGGAAGACCTCGGCCGCGACGGACAGCATCGAGAACGCTACGATGCGGCCGTTACCCGTGCTGTAGCCTCCATCCCGACGCTCGTGGAGCTCCTTATTCCTCTCGTCCGGGTTGGTGGGTACGCCTTGCTCATGAAGACGCGCAAAGGGGTCGATCGAGAGTTACCCGAGGCCGAGCGCGCGCTTCGACTATTGGGCTCCGTCGTGGTGTCCGTGGACGACGCATGCCTGCCCGAAATTCTGCCCGACCGCGTCATTGTTACGATTCGGAAAAGCGAATCGACGGACCCGGCATATCCTCGCCGCCCGGGCCTTCCGCGCCGGCGACCCCTCTGA
- a CDS encoding zinc-ribbon domain containing protein, protein MIYTDKTLRCRECGVDFVFTAGEQEFYAAKGLLNEPARCPDCRALRRSRAASGGLELGSRREMHPAICASCGVETMVPFLPRGDRPVYCSTCFDRVRAESRV, encoded by the coding sequence GTGATCTACACTGACAAGACGTTGCGATGCAGGGAATGTGGAGTCGACTTCGTGTTCACGGCGGGAGAGCAAGAGTTCTACGCCGCGAAAGGACTCCTCAATGAGCCGGCGCGGTGCCCGGACTGCCGAGCCTTGCGCCGGTCCCGAGCGGCCTCTGGCGGACTCGAGCTGGGCTCACGGCGCGAGATGCATCCCGCGATTTGCGCATCGTGTGGCGTCGAGACGATGGTGCCATTCCTTCCGCGGGGGGACCGTCCGGTCTATTGCAGCACCTGTTTCGACCGAGTACGCGCGGAGTCCCGCGTCTAG